The Rhodamnia argentea isolate NSW1041297 chromosome 7, ASM2092103v1, whole genome shotgun sequence genome contains the following window.
GCAGAATTTGATTTGTGAACATACTAAGAATATAATATCTGTTTACATGGTTATATTAAGGTACATTTAGAGTAATGATGCGAATCGATGTTGGCTCTTTTGTTTGGAAAGgcataaataaaagaaatacaAGTAGTGTAGAAAAAATAAACGGCGTCTAATATGACTCCATACGATGTAAGACCAAACCTATTATTTTGATGAGATAAATATTAGCTAGTGCTAAATGTAATTTTGTCCCTAGACTTAGTGTCGAAGTAAAGGCCGATGAATTGTCTCATCTTAAAAATATACCAAAGCTTCACTTTCCCATACACGTATACGTGGATTAAGACCCGGGGGCATATATTAATAATCATCACGACCACGAAATATTAATTAGTTTATAACATGGGGCCCGCACCCGTTGTAATAACTCGTCCGTCTTATCGGGCTGTACAAGAAAAgtagaaataattaaaagaggaagaagaagtcgaAGATGACGCAAAGTCGCAGCGCACGTGAAAGCTGCATTGGCGTAAGCCATGGCCTCAGCATTCGTCGCCATCCTTCTTGTTTGACTTCCCATAAATCCGACCACAGAATGCGAATATATACTTATGGCACAAGCAGGTAAAGGTAAAAAGACAGAGCTGAAGACAGCCCTTTTCATTGCATCTGGTACCAGATTTCTTCAGTGTTCTTCTggttgatttctttccttaccttTCTCCGTGTGCTTGGACGATCTCCAGACTTTTCTTCGCCGATTCCGCtccgttattttctttcttgtcgGAGCAGGTCCGACCGCGAGGGACGGAGTCTCATAGATAGATTAGATACACGTGACGTGTCTGAATCTGTTTATGCTTGATTGGTGCCCTAATATTTCCTTTGTTTCTTACTTTGGACCAGGGAAAGTTTCGTTGGagcaaggaaagagagagagagagagaaaggatgcGCCTGTATCTTGGGAGTAGGATGCTCCGGAAGATTGTGGTGGGTGTCAGTGTTGTGATATGGGTATTGTTAATGGAGCCATGTGCTGCAGCTGGGGTTGTGAACGGGAAGCTCAAGTCGGCCACTTTCTTGTCGCCCAATTTCGTGTTGGGACCCGGTTCCGTGGAGAACAAGCACTACTACGACATCGGTTTCCCCAGAGGCCATGTTGCCCTCAAGAGTTTCGATGCCCAAGTCGTTGACGAGGATGGGATCCCCGTCCCTCTTCACCATACTTATCTCCACCACTGGGTCGTCGCCAGATACTACTCCCGCCCTGGCCATCCCCAATCCAAAGCTGACTACGTTTTCGCCAGGAACTCTGGAATATGCCAGAGGGATTCCCTGGGACAATACTTCGGTCTGGGCTCTGAAACACGCAAGACCGCCACATTTGTTCCCGATCCTTATGGAATCGAAATCGGTAATCCTGCGGACATCCCTGCTGGGTTCGAGGAGAAGTGGATGCTCAATGTCCACGCCATCGACACACGTGGCGTGGAGGATAGGTTGGGCTGCACCGAGTGCCGGTGTGATCTCTACAACGTCACTCAGGATGAGTATGGCAGGCCTCTCAGGCCTGACTACATAGGCGGTTTGTACTGCTGTTATGACCAGACACAGTGCAGGCTCAGACCGGGCTTTCAAGGCGCTCGCAGAAGCCTCTACCTGAGGTACACCGTGGTCTGGTCCGACTGGGATACATCCATCCTCCCTGTTGACATTTACATACTCGATGTCACTGATACCTGGACTGCCCTTGATAAATCATCCGAACACAGTGCAGAACATCATTGCCGAGTGAGTTACCCTCTTTACGACACTCGTGAGGTCCTAAATCATAATACTGTTAGTATTGACGAAACTAGCATGGGTATACTATTCACTTCTTTCTGCTATATGAATTATCATTACAAACATGGTTGGAGCACCCATGCGGGGTGAGGTATCTTTTACACTTGGCTCTTCCATAACTTTTGAAAGTACATTCTTGATACTTGGCATGGTAGTACCTCACACACCTGtttctttgttattttaatCCTTCTTCTGAGGTGATCAGCTAGAATGTGGTCGATGCAGGTTGAATACGACGTGGAGTCCTGCAATCAAGCTACTGAAGCTGATGACCTGTGCGTTGACAGCAAAAGGACAAGCCTTGCCCTGCCTACTGGTGGTTATGTGGTGTATGGTGTTGCCCATCAGCATTCAGGGGGTCTTGGTTCCAATCTTTATGGAGAGGTGATTTCAAAATGCGCATGCCTTCTTTCCTCACTTTATGTATCTATATTGCTGGGTCATTCGGAAATTCTTGGATAAACCTACATGACTTTTCATGGAAAGATTTATTGGTTTACAGCTTGATCAGATACCTGACTGAAATAAGCTTGGCTGCAGTATTATTTCAATGTTATTAAGAGGTTGGTTATGACTTTGTGCCTCATGAGGATTCCCAAAGGAGCCCCACGCTGATTGTTCTTAAAAAGTCAAATTTCACAGAAAAAAGCACCAGCTTCCATTGCTCAAGCACTCTCAAAACTGTAGCATATGTCACTTTGTAGATCCTGGTTATCTTTAATTAGTCAGTCATCCTAATAGTTTCTTTAACCCTCTTTCCATTTTATCACCTGTTCACAATTGGTGACCTCCCTCAATTCCTCATTATCCATGTATAGATAGTCTACCCACAATCACAAATTCGTGGCAGGATCTTCGTGCCATCTACAGCTTTTAAAGTTCTTATATGATTAGTATTGTCTCTTTAAGATTATCATGGGGATCTTGTATCAATTTGCTTATTTTTCTGTAATATCTTTTGTGTTCTCCCTCAACCAATGCTTCCTGATTATATTTTCAAAAGGTACAGGCTGCAAGTTTACTCATTCCCACTAATTTCTTATTAATTCCCAGCTCATTTATGTGATTCTCTTGAAGAACATGCTGCCATATATCCAGTTTAAAGTTGAAATTACACCACTTACATCACACTTCATTGCTCCTCTGTTTAGTTAAGTTGTTGAAATTATTCCTATCCGCATGCGTCAAGGCTTTATTGTCAATAATTCGTTAGGCTAAGAAATGGTCGTAAGCTTTATGGACTTTTGTGTGATCCCAGTCCAAAGTTGTAGAGGTGTGGCTTGCTTGTAGGGGAAATAGCCTTGGCACCCTGCAATTATTTGACTGATGATACAATAGCATTTGTCATGCGTAACCGTTGGTGTTTATTTCGGCTTGAGACCAGCAATGATGGTCTCACAAAGTGTCATTTCTGTTATGTTATTTGATGCCTATACATCTCTGACATGTGGAGATCACTGGCTTTCAAATAGTCCCCAACACTGGCCTTTCAGATTTCTTCTAGGGAACCATAGCAGTTCTTTGTTACATGCAAGCTAAGAAAAACATTAGCTGGTATAATTCTCAATTTGGGGTATACCTTAGTCTCCTGCATCCGACTTTAGAGATATTTTTGTCCATCGCAGATTGCCATCTattataacctttttttttttttttgcatcattATTAGGATGGACGCGTCATATGTTCTTCAGTGCCGGCTTATGGTACAGGGAAGGAAGCGGGAAACGAAGCTGGCTACATAGTAGGGATGTCGACATGCTATCCTCAACATGGTTCGGTTAAAATCAATGATGGGGAGATTCTGGTTCTGGAGTCCAACTATAGCAGATCACAAAGCCACACTGGGGTTATGGGACTTTTCTATCTTTTGGTAGCAAGGGAGTTGCCAAAGCCCATGCCTGACTTGCCTTTCGCTGTCCAGGTAAGGTTGCCATCTAATGGTGCCTTTTTGAGTGAAATGATTTCCAAGGTTTCAAAAACTGAAGCAGGTGATGGGGGTAGCAGTCATGAGGAAGTTTGTATCTGTTAGGCTCGGGTGTTCATTAATGTTGCGGGATAGGGTGACTGTGAGGTTGTCATTGAGTGGTCGATCAGCTATATTTATTTGCGAATGAGAAAAGCAAATTCTACCATTAACAGTCAATATCTCACGTGAAAGGCGACGCTTGTGCATTTGTGGTTTTTGCAGGTGCAGAGAAACATGACTTTGTCCCGTTTTGGAGGAGCAATACTTGCTTTTCTTGGAGTGGTAATTGCTTCCGCTATTGGAATCTCCTTGAAGCGTAGGAAACAAAGAGAGGAGGGTTACGAGTCACTTATGACATGAACGTGTTTTCAGTGAGCTAACAAGTTATGTACTCTGTTTCGCTATCGATAATGTTAAGTACTTGGACTTGTTTACAGGAGTGGAGTTAGCGGTTACTTTGCTTTTAAAGCACGTGTAACAGCCTTGTATCAAACCTCAAAATAATGTTAAGTCTTTCCTTGtcttacattgacaaatttggGATGAAACTGGGTTGGAAATTGCGCAGTGACTTTTGGATCATTAGGGTAAGAAGCCGAATTGTCTGGTGCAACCAGCGTACACAACCAATTGGTAATACGTGCTCACAAAATTTCCCTTGGTCCGATCAGTATGTATAACAAAGGATCGTCTAGTCGGAAGTTGAGATGACTCTACTCGATCCTCTTTCAAAGGAAGGTTCAGTGTGCCAGCTTTGAATCAACCGAAGGAAATTCGATATTTTGGTTCGAGCAAAGGCCGTGATAACAAAACCTGAGCAAAAGGCTTTACCTTCCCTTTGCCTCTTGGTATAAACTTGCCCTTTTCACCGCCATGTTCCAACTTCCAACGGTTGTTGCCCTTGCTGTTCGCCTTACTCTTTCATTTAGGAGGAAAGATGAAGAAGTCATGTCTTGAGATCATCGTCAGGACAGTGGATGGACGTGTGTCCGAGGGGTGATCAAATGTCTCCTTCCATTTTATGGTAAGAATTGATGCTGCCAGATTCAGTAACCAACTAGTTGAAGCCCCCATGCGTGTAGCATGGATTTCAAAATCGGCTTTGTCAAGGCTTTaggcttcttctttttattcctTCTTTTCGGCCAACGGCTTGTGAAGATTTGTTTTTAGGATGCTATCCTATGGTAAAAATACATTGTGCCTACAGAaatttgctcctttttttttataacaatatTTACATGGACAAATATGAATTCATCAATTAATACTATATTTTTTTCGGTTGAATATTATTGGACAAACATGGTCGGCAATGACCGTTAGCGATCTCTGGTGTAAATTGTCGTAAAGGATACACTGCAATTTAGCAAaaatgtttggtaaaaaattagcacaattaaaaagattaTGATTGAATAGATATTCATGCAATAGGTTGTAATCAGATGGATGGGTGTTTGAGGTGCCATTCAATCTCGCCCAAGCGTTAACATCGTCTATCACCACCTAATCAACCGtgattccaaaaatttgaataattaaTTTGTCTAATTATTTCGTAGAGTTTGTCACGTAGTAAAAGCAGAAAATGCTTCGTCTGGTTTTGGACAAGTCCGCGGCAAATCGGTCTAATAACAGAAAAAAAGCTTTCGCTTTCCAAGTTCTGTGTTCGCTGTTCTTCTCAATCCCTCCAACCATCAGTTCGTCTGACGACACGAAGCTCCCTCACGAAGTCGTCGAGATCCTAAAGCGATTGCCGGTGGGATCTCTCCTCCGATTCAGGTGCGTTTGCCGGTTATGACGTTCTACCATCGATGACCCTCGTTTCGTGGCGCTCCACTTGAACCGCTCCTCTCTTGATGCCTCCAATTGGCATGTCGTGTGTCTAGAACGTTGGTCTCCTCGGGCTCTCTGTTTTCCTGTCTCTTACTCGGGCTTCCATGTCTCTAATCGAAATTCCATTTGCTTCTCCTCGCCACTGTTACTGCTCTGTTGGTTCATGTAATGGTTTGATCTGCGTCACAGAATGTGCCGGAAATGGCTATGGCCGGTTGATGTATTTGTGGGATTTATTCATCAGAAAGCACAAGGTGGTTCGACGATCCCATCCGGCACGTAAGTTTCTTTCCAGGGGACTCTTCGCATACTAGTAGGATTTGGCTTCGACGCTATGTCGAGTGACTATAAGATTATGAGGATTCTCTATTGTCCAAATGATCATTCTCATCCAAGCTTCTGCAAGGTAAAGCCTCGTGTCTAGATTTATTCACTCAGTACAGATTCCTGGAGAAGTTTGGAGTGCGAGGTTCCGTGGAGAACAAGTAATACTACGTCCGCAGAGACCATGTTGCCCTCGAAAGAGTTTCGATGTTGGACAATACCTCGGCCTGGGGCTCTAAAACACACAAGACCGCCACATTTGCTCCGAATCGAAATCGGTAATTCCGCAGACATCCTTGCTGGGTTCGAGAAGTGGATGCTCAATGTC
Protein-coding sequences here:
- the LOC115749579 gene encoding uncharacterized protein LOC115749579 isoform X1, with protein sequence MRLYLGSRMLRKIVVGVSVVIWVLLMEPCAAAGVVNGKLKSATFLSPNFVLGPGSVENKHYYDIGFPRGHVALKSFDAQVVDEDGIPVPLHHTYLHHWVVARYYSRPGHPQSKADYVFARNSGICQRDSLGQYFGLGSETRKTATFVPDPYGIEIGNPADIPAGFEEKWMLNVHAIDTRGVEDRLGCTECRCDLYNVTQDEYGRPLRPDYIGGLYCCYDQTQCRLRPGFQGARRSLYLRYTVVWSDWDTSILPVDIYILDVTDTWTALDKSSEHSAEHHCRVEYDVESCNQATEADDLCVDSKRTSLALPTGGYVVYGVAHQHSGGLGSNLYGEDGRVICSSVPAYGTGKEAGNEAGYIVGMSTCYPQHGSVKINDGEILVLESNYSRSQSHTGVMGLFYLLVARELPKPMPDLPFAVQVQRNMTLSRFGGAILAFLGVVIASAIGISLKRRKQREEGYESLMT
- the LOC115749579 gene encoding uncharacterized protein LOC115749579 isoform X2 produces the protein MRLYLGSRMLRKIVVGVSVVIWVLLMEPCAAAGVVNGKLKSATFLSPNFVLGPGSVENKHYYDIGFPRGHVALKSFDAQVVDEDGIPVPLHHTYLHHWVVARYYSRPGHPQSKADYVFARNSGICQRDSLGQYFGLGSETRKTATFVPDPYGIEIGNPADIPAGFEEKWMLNVHAIDTRGVEDRLGCTECRCDLYNVTQDEYGRPLRPDYIGGLYCCYDQTQCRLRPGFQGARRSLYLRYTVVWSDWDTSILPVDIYILDVTDTWTALDKSSEHSAEHHCRVEYDVESCNQATEADDLCVDSKRTSLALPTGGYVVYGVAHQHSGGLGSNLYGEVISKCACLLSSLYVSILLGHSEISQKKAPASIAQALSKL